From Streptomyces sp. Edi4, one genomic window encodes:
- a CDS encoding class I SAM-dependent methyltransferase: MITDPKSRPGTAGYAEAADLLAAQYESVSFDEVHREVLHLLPGRPGAVLDIGAGSGRDAAALAALGHRAVAVEPTAELRSLGQRIHAGQAIEWVDDALPELGVLRGRRERFEVVLLTAVWMHLDERERGQAMRSVAELSAPESQLFLTLRHGPVPAGRRMFDVSPDETVRLARRHGLTPVHLGEREDLHGRSGVRWSHLVLRKDADSTSL; the protein is encoded by the coding sequence ATGATCACTGACCCCAAGTCGCGCCCCGGTACGGCCGGTTACGCCGAAGCGGCCGATCTGCTCGCCGCCCAGTACGAGAGCGTGTCGTTCGACGAGGTTCACCGCGAGGTGCTGCACCTGCTCCCCGGCCGTCCCGGCGCGGTCCTGGACATCGGGGCGGGCAGCGGCCGGGACGCCGCGGCGCTCGCCGCTCTGGGGCACCGCGCCGTCGCCGTCGAACCGACGGCCGAGCTCCGCTCCCTGGGGCAGCGCATCCATGCCGGCCAAGCCATCGAGTGGGTGGACGACGCCCTGCCGGAGCTAGGGGTGTTGCGCGGCCGGCGCGAGCGCTTCGAGGTCGTACTCCTCACCGCCGTCTGGATGCATCTGGACGAGCGGGAACGCGGGCAGGCGATGAGAAGCGTGGCTGAACTCAGCGCGCCCGAAAGCCAGTTGTTCCTGACCCTGCGCCACGGCCCGGTCCCGGCGGGGCGGCGGATGTTCGACGTGTCGCCGGACGAGACCGTGCGGCTCGCCCGCCGCCACGGCCTGACCCCCGTGCACCTCGGCGAACGGGAAGATCTCCATGGCCGGTCAGGAGTCCGGTGGAGTCATCTGGTGCTGCGCAAGGACGCGGACTCCACCTCCCTGTAG
- a CDS encoding MFS transporter has protein sequence MRARPWRARRLSAGAGCLTPVAHRIIRLNYGFQLLFNLLWWMPVFYAYQKQAGLSDGQIFGIQSIYYVAFCLFEIPTGLIADRIGARNCLRAGAVVMTAANLAPVINASYTGFLLHFLAIALGRSLTSGAASAYLYDGLRAEKCDEHYLRAEGTARALGLAAKVVCWPLVGPLMALAHTAPYVLSAASAAGSLACAVALPRLAKADGAGAAGRAGAGRAGGAFLRDAGEALRCVASSRWLALVMVQGVAVFTLSRICQVNLFQPILLDHGIGEASSGGVLAAMTVAEAVGSARPQWLSRRLSPVAWVSVLSLALAGTLAAMAVGGPWTVVALLCLFALATGFVYPVQRKLVNDAVPANAPRATLLSVESIVDRAVCALAAIAVGVYISAGRLDALLLHSALATAVLLGGVQLLLRAGVVRQNHPDAGMAAADGTARDARTPLSEAGGR, from the coding sequence GTGAGGGCGCGTCCTTGGCGAGCGCGGCGCCTGAGCGCGGGCGCGGGCTGCCTCACGCCCGTCGCGCACCGGATCATCCGGCTCAACTACGGTTTCCAGCTGCTGTTCAACCTGCTGTGGTGGATGCCGGTGTTCTACGCCTACCAGAAGCAGGCCGGGCTCTCCGACGGACAGATCTTCGGCATCCAGAGCATCTACTACGTCGCCTTCTGCCTGTTCGAGATCCCGACCGGACTCATCGCCGACCGGATCGGCGCCCGCAACTGTCTGCGGGCCGGCGCTGTGGTGATGACGGCGGCCAACCTGGCTCCGGTCATCAACGCCTCCTACACCGGCTTCCTCCTGCACTTCCTCGCCATCGCCTTGGGCCGGTCCCTGACCTCGGGGGCGGCGAGCGCCTATCTGTACGACGGGCTGCGCGCCGAGAAGTGCGACGAGCACTACCTGAGGGCCGAGGGCACCGCACGAGCCCTCGGGCTCGCGGCGAAGGTCGTGTGCTGGCCGCTGGTCGGTCCTCTCATGGCGCTCGCCCACACGGCGCCGTACGTGCTCAGTGCCGCAAGCGCCGCGGGCTCGTTGGCCTGCGCCGTCGCGCTGCCCCGGCTCGCCAAGGCGGACGGCGCCGGTGCGGCGGGGAGGGCCGGGGCCGGGCGCGCAGGCGGGGCCTTCCTGCGGGACGCGGGCGAAGCGTTGCGGTGCGTGGCCTCCTCGCGGTGGCTCGCCCTGGTGATGGTGCAGGGCGTGGCCGTCTTCACGCTGTCCCGGATCTGTCAGGTCAACCTCTTCCAGCCGATCCTGCTCGACCACGGCATCGGGGAGGCGTCGAGCGGCGGGGTGCTGGCGGCGATGACGGTGGCGGAGGCGGTGGGCTCGGCCCGCCCCCAGTGGCTGAGTCGCCGCCTGTCTCCGGTCGCCTGGGTGTCGGTCCTCAGCCTCGCGCTCGCGGGCACCCTGGCGGCGATGGCGGTCGGCGGCCCCTGGACGGTGGTCGCGCTGCTCTGCCTGTTTGCTTTGGCGACCGGGTTCGTGTATCCGGTCCAGCGCAAGCTCGTCAACGACGCGGTGCCCGCGAACGCCCCGCGCGCCACGCTGCTTTCGGTCGAGAGCATCGTGGACCGCGCGGTGTGCGCCCTGGCGGCGATCGCGGTCGGGGTGTACATCTCGGCGGGCCGTCTTGACGCCCTGCTGCTGCACAGCGCGCTGGCCACGGCGGTGCTCCTGGGCGGCGTCCAACTGCTGCTGCGCGCCGGGGTGGTGCGGCAGAACCACCCCGACGCGGGCATGGCGGCGGCGGACGGCACGGCGCGGGACGCGCGGACGCCCCTCAGCGAGGCAGGCGGCCGATGA
- a CDS encoding ATP-grasp domain-containing protein yields the protein MSKVLLVHAKGGPPLGHVLSRTAARAEVHLLALSALPPSVAGAARDLCASVVTPGDARHLDLVSLIVSRAEAVGADAVLTFSEYAVVAVAEACEVLGLAGAGKAASLARDKRLMRSTWQEHGLSQPAFRAVDTEADLHEAARALSFPLLLKAAWSAGSTAHQIIRAPHQLSAAWRRSREVMAESAELGYAELHVAGAQGHFVVEEIVTGTASHWFDEPGWGDYVSVEGVVAGGTFHPVCVSGRMPTVEPFTERAGITPALLSQDAQDRVVALAREAVDALGLRDCGTHTEIKLGSDGGMWLIETAARFGGAMTVPQIEEVFGLDLVGMLVDHLTGRPVAWPERALTPAQARGAAGSLVVLAVDGAGEAWRERKIWDFSAVTKDVVLSPGSDLSVVTESSLPDGGLIPVYDPAAGANTMAALCLLSATDARTVLRDFETVVDALPRILPAATSEEVSA from the coding sequence GTGAGCAAGGTGCTGTTAGTGCATGCCAAGGGTGGTCCGCCGCTCGGTCACGTCCTGTCCCGGACGGCCGCGAGGGCAGAGGTGCACCTGCTGGCGCTCAGCGCTCTTCCTCCCTCGGTCGCGGGCGCCGCCCGGGACCTGTGCGCCTCGGTCGTGACGCCGGGCGACGCGCGGCATCTGGACCTGGTGTCCCTGATCGTCTCGCGGGCCGAGGCCGTGGGCGCGGACGCGGTGCTCACCTTCTCCGAGTACGCCGTCGTCGCCGTGGCCGAGGCGTGCGAAGTGCTGGGACTCGCGGGCGCCGGGAAAGCCGCCTCGCTGGCCCGCGACAAGCGTCTGATGCGCAGCACCTGGCAGGAGCACGGCCTGTCGCAGCCCGCGTTCCGTGCCGTTGACACCGAGGCCGACCTGCACGAGGCGGCCCGCGCCCTGTCCTTCCCGCTGCTCCTCAAGGCGGCCTGGAGCGCGGGCTCCACGGCGCACCAGATCATCCGCGCCCCGCACCAACTGTCCGCCGCCTGGCGCCGCTCCCGTGAAGTGATGGCCGAATCGGCGGAGTTGGGGTACGCCGAACTCCATGTGGCGGGGGCGCAGGGCCACTTCGTGGTCGAGGAGATCGTGACGGGCACCGCGTCGCACTGGTTCGACGAGCCCGGCTGGGGCGACTACGTCAGCGTCGAGGGCGTGGTGGCGGGCGGCACCTTCCACCCGGTCTGCGTCAGCGGCCGGATGCCGACGGTCGAGCCGTTCACCGAGCGCGCCGGCATCACCCCCGCCTTGCTGTCCCAGGACGCCCAGGACCGGGTGGTGGCGCTCGCGCGCGAGGCCGTCGACGCCCTCGGGCTGCGGGACTGCGGGACGCACACCGAGATCAAGCTCGGCTCGGACGGCGGCATGTGGCTCATCGAGACGGCCGCCCGGTTCGGCGGCGCGATGACGGTGCCGCAGATCGAGGAGGTCTTCGGGCTCGACCTCGTCGGCATGCTCGTCGACCACCTCACGGGCCGGCCGGTCGCGTGGCCCGAGCGGGCCCTCACCCCGGCCCAGGCGCGCGGCGCGGCCGGCTCCCTCGTCGTCCTCGCGGTCGACGGCGCGGGCGAGGCCTGGCGGGAGCGCAAGATCTGGGACTTCTCGGCCGTCACCAAGGACGTGGTCCTCAGCCCGGGCAGCGACCTGTCGGTGGTCACGGAGAGCTCGCTGCCCGACGGCGGCCTCATACCGGTCTACGACCCGGCGGCGGGCGCCAACACCATGGCGGCCCTGTGCCTGCTCTCGGCCACCGACGCCCGTACGGTGCTGCGCGACTTCGAGACGGTGGTGGACGCCCTGCCCCGCATCCTGCCCGCCGCCACGTCCGAGGAGGTCTCCGCGTGA
- a CDS encoding PEP/pyruvate-binding domain-containing protein has product MTAQLFAGAADPVTDRTVVGENLSLPLFRTLSGVLAGHPYLKVVVDRAENTWHLLDTAAHPFHVNYIATRVLGMELAELDADLDAFNASVYMDPERRFLLGVLSLHTDEDTEGRERTFLVLETTEADTMNGELLTFFYEFVRVRVDGRLPVLLKPANHGQEEELAAISEQLVPRILSHELFGSRVRTPLNPGEATGRLRYFRTHEEYAAAEAGLGWADIVAMPCLPDDVPRVAGFLNTAPITPLSHTNVLASGWGIPNAIVLDLEEIVARDGLAGAWVRYRVHEEEIVLERLEREPELRAPAWHQQRIRLEPPLLEDAPVLSLHRLRAADRDRYGTKAANLGELHHVLDSRSADLTAFYGRPRPPRGDLYGHLAARLGLTAPSADELRARAADFVAATVGAPEGIALPFALQQHFLASSPAIQQGIGKLKMALELDATDVLDSLCLRLQQLIRHTPVPESVTRQIGQAFTAPPAEHGRLVVRSSSNAEDLPGFSAAGVYDSVTTVHGTGQLLDAVRQVWASLVSPRSVRLRHQVGISLDDTYMGVIIQKYVPASLGGVLVTCDPTRRADFRNVYLNCSPGSPEQVVEGSVLPQQYLYNVVEGGGRTVALGSWGDGLPAGTRGRLADLSLTGRLLQSHFSAADVDKPLDIEWLMTEDGDFRLVQIRPYAL; this is encoded by the coding sequence GTGACCGCCCAGCTGTTCGCCGGCGCCGCAGACCCGGTCACCGACCGCACGGTCGTCGGCGAGAACCTTTCCCTGCCGCTCTTTCGCACCCTTTCCGGGGTCCTCGCGGGCCACCCCTACCTCAAAGTCGTCGTCGACCGCGCCGAGAACACCTGGCACCTGCTCGACACCGCGGCCCACCCCTTCCACGTCAACTACATAGCCACCCGCGTCCTCGGCATGGAACTCGCCGAACTCGACGCGGATCTCGACGCGTTCAACGCCTCCGTCTACATGGATCCAGAACGCCGCTTCCTGCTCGGTGTGCTGTCCTTGCACACCGACGAGGACACCGAGGGCCGCGAGCGGACCTTCCTCGTCCTCGAGACGACCGAGGCCGACACCATGAACGGCGAACTCCTCACCTTCTTCTACGAGTTCGTCCGCGTACGGGTCGACGGGCGTTTGCCGGTGCTGCTGAAGCCGGCCAACCACGGGCAGGAGGAGGAGCTGGCCGCGATCAGCGAACAGCTCGTGCCGCGCATCCTCAGCCACGAGCTCTTCGGCTCCCGGGTCCGCACCCCGCTCAACCCGGGCGAAGCCACCGGACGGCTGCGGTACTTCCGCACGCACGAGGAGTACGCCGCAGCGGAGGCCGGACTCGGCTGGGCCGACATCGTCGCCATGCCCTGCCTGCCCGACGACGTGCCGCGCGTGGCCGGATTCCTCAACACCGCGCCCATCACCCCGCTCTCGCACACCAACGTCCTGGCGTCGGGCTGGGGGATACCCAACGCGATCGTGCTGGATCTGGAGGAGATCGTCGCGCGGGACGGCCTGGCCGGCGCGTGGGTGCGCTACCGGGTGCACGAGGAAGAGATCGTGCTGGAGCGCCTTGAGCGGGAGCCGGAGCTGCGGGCGCCGGCGTGGCACCAGCAGCGCATCCGCCTGGAGCCGCCCCTGCTCGAAGACGCCCCCGTCCTGTCCCTGCACCGGCTGCGCGCGGCCGACCGCGACCGCTACGGCACCAAGGCGGCCAACCTCGGCGAGCTGCACCACGTGCTCGACAGCCGCAGCGCCGACCTGACCGCGTTCTACGGACGGCCCCGGCCGCCGCGCGGGGACCTCTACGGACACCTCGCCGCCCGGCTCGGCCTCACCGCTCCCTCGGCCGACGAACTGCGCGCCCGGGCAGCCGACTTCGTGGCCGCCACCGTCGGCGCCCCCGAAGGGATCGCGCTCCCCTTCGCGCTCCAGCAGCACTTCCTCGCCTCCTCGCCCGCCATCCAGCAGGGCATCGGCAAGCTGAAGATGGCCCTCGAACTCGACGCCACCGACGTCCTTGACTCGCTCTGTCTGCGACTTCAGCAGCTGATCCGGCACACGCCCGTGCCCGAGTCCGTCACCCGGCAGATCGGCCAGGCCTTCACGGCGCCGCCGGCCGAGCACGGGCGCCTGGTGGTGCGCTCCTCCTCCAACGCCGAGGACCTTCCCGGCTTCTCCGCGGCCGGCGTCTACGACTCCGTCACCACCGTCCACGGCACCGGTCAACTCCTGGACGCCGTACGGCAGGTGTGGGCCTCCCTGGTGTCTCCCCGCAGCGTGCGGTTGCGCCACCAGGTCGGGATCTCCCTCGACGACACCTACATGGGCGTGATCATCCAGAAGTACGTTCCCGCTTCCCTCGGCGGCGTCCTCGTCACCTGCGACCCGACGCGCCGCGCGGACTTCCGCAACGTCTACCTCAACTGTTCCCCCGGCTCACCGGAACAGGTCGTCGAGGGCTCGGTCCTGCCCCAGCAGTACCTGTACAACGTGGTGGAGGGCGGCGGCCGCACCGTCGCGCTCGGCTCCTGGGGCGACGGACTGCCCGCGGGGACCCGGGGCCGGCTGGCGGACCTGTCCTTGACCGGGCGGCTGTTGCAGTCCCACTTCAGCGCGGCCGATGTGGACAAGCCGCTGGACATCGAGTGGCTGATGACCGAGGACGGCGACTTCCGGCTCGTCCAGATCCGCCCCTACGCGCTGTGA